One stretch of Marinobacterium iners DNA includes these proteins:
- a CDS encoding ABC transporter ATP-binding protein encodes MSTYGEKLRIDDLHAFYGESHILHGIDMNIMQGELVTLLGRNGAGRSTTLRAIMNMVGRRTGSININGNETLNMPAHKIAHLGLGYCPEERGIFSSLNVEENLLLPPAVRSDGMSVEELYEMFPNLYERRYSQGTRLSGGEQQMLALARILRSGANILLLDEITEGLAPVIVQKLGEVLVKLKERGLTILLVEQNFRFAAPIADRHYVMEHGHIVEEIQANELEAKTELLNTYLGV; translated from the coding sequence ATGAGTACTTATGGCGAGAAATTGCGCATCGATGACCTGCACGCCTTTTATGGTGAATCCCATATTCTGCATGGCATCGACATGAATATCATGCAGGGCGAATTGGTTACGCTGCTGGGTCGAAACGGTGCCGGACGCAGTACCACCTTGCGTGCCATTATGAATATGGTGGGACGCCGTACCGGTTCGATCAATATCAATGGGAATGAAACCCTCAATATGCCAGCGCACAAGATTGCACACCTTGGGCTGGGTTATTGCCCTGAAGAGCGGGGCATCTTTTCCAGCCTTAACGTGGAAGAGAATCTTTTGCTGCCGCCGGCAGTGCGCTCCGATGGCATGAGTGTTGAAGAGTTGTACGAAATGTTCCCCAATCTGTACGAACGTCGATACAGTCAGGGGACCCGCCTTTCTGGCGGGGAGCAGCAGATGCTGGCTCTGGCGCGTATTTTGCGCTCGGGTGCCAATATTCTGTTGCTGGATGAGATTACCGAAGGCCTTGCCCCGGTAATCGTGCAGAAGCTGGGTGAGGTACTGGTCAAGCTTAAGGAGCGAGGCTTGACCATCCTGCTGGTGGAGCAAAACTTCCGTTTTGCTGCCCCCATCGCCGACCGTCACTACGTTATGGAACACGGTCATATCGTTGAGGAAATTCAAGCCAATGAGCTTGAAGCCAAAACAGAGCTCCTGAACACCTATCTTGGGGTTTGA
- a CDS encoding ABC transporter substrate-binding protein, whose translation MKMMKKTLLAASVAAFASSAAMANVSDGKVKIGVLADMGGVYADICGEGCVTAIKMAAEDFGGSVLGAPIEIVSADDQLKPDVGSAIVRKWLENEQVDAVGGLVASSVVLAATKVTTDAKRIAMISTAASNAPTTSHCSPYNVHWTYNVQALANGTVKPMVDSGKKKWFFITADYAFGHALEKVASKVIADNGGEVVGSARAPLSTTDFSSYILQAQSSGADVVALANAGNDTVNSLKAAAEFGLTQMVDVAGLLVFTPNAQAMDPTVAGGMRTTTGFYWDYDDETRAWSKRFKERHGSIPAMGHAGAYSMAMHYFKAIEAAGTDESDAVIKKMKEMKPDDFFSRNATLRSDGRMVHDMYYVEIKKPEERSDNDDIFKVISVIPGDQAFAPVLPECDFK comes from the coding sequence ATGAAAATGATGAAAAAGACCCTTCTCGCTGCGTCCGTTGCCGCTTTTGCGTCTTCAGCTGCCATGGCCAATGTCTCTGATGGCAAGGTCAAGATCGGTGTGCTGGCTGACATGGGCGGTGTGTATGCGGATATCTGTGGCGAAGGCTGTGTGACCGCGATCAAGATGGCAGCCGAGGACTTCGGTGGCAGCGTTCTGGGTGCGCCGATTGAAATCGTCAGCGCCGATGATCAGCTCAAGCCGGATGTGGGCTCTGCCATCGTGCGCAAATGGCTCGAGAATGAGCAGGTGGATGCCGTAGGCGGTCTGGTGGCCTCTTCGGTGGTACTCGCGGCGACCAAAGTGACCACTGATGCCAAGAGGATCGCCATGATCTCCACGGCGGCCTCCAACGCACCCACCACCTCACACTGCTCACCCTACAACGTACACTGGACCTATAACGTCCAGGCACTGGCCAACGGTACGGTCAAACCGATGGTCGATAGCGGCAAGAAAAAGTGGTTCTTCATCACTGCGGACTATGCCTTCGGTCATGCACTGGAGAAGGTGGCGTCGAAGGTTATCGCCGATAATGGCGGTGAAGTGGTCGGGTCGGCCCGTGCGCCTCTGTCTACGACTGATTTCTCTTCCTATATCCTTCAGGCGCAGTCTTCCGGAGCTGACGTAGTGGCGCTGGCCAACGCAGGTAACGATACGGTGAACTCGCTGAAAGCGGCGGCCGAATTTGGTCTGACGCAAATGGTAGATGTGGCCGGTCTGCTGGTATTTACGCCAAACGCCCAAGCGATGGATCCGACTGTAGCGGGTGGCATGCGAACCACCACCGGTTTCTACTGGGATTACGATGATGAAACCCGTGCCTGGAGCAAGCGCTTCAAGGAGCGTCATGGTTCCATTCCGGCCATGGGCCACGCTGGTGCCTACTCCATGGCGATGCACTACTTCAAGGCGATTGAAGCTGCCGGTACGGATGAGTCCGATGCCGTTATCAAGAAAATGAAAGAGATGAAGCCGGATGACTTTTTCTCCCGCAATGCAACGCTGCGCAGCGATGGTCGCATGGTTCACGACATGTACTATGTTGAAATCAAGAAGCCTGAGGAGCGCAGTGATAACGATGATATCTTCAAGGTCATCAGTGTGATCCCGGGTGATCAGGCTTTTGCTCCGGTACTGCCTGAGTGCGACTTCAAATAA
- a CDS encoding branched-chain amino acid ABC transporter permease has product MATFLGINLFGLFGQLLVGLINGSFYALLSLGLAIIFGLLKIINFAQGAMYMLGAFAAWMALNYFGINYWAALVIVPLVVGFVGILMERFLIRPIANEDHLYSLLLTFGVAMILQGLFTHLYGSSGMSYTIPDSLRGGTKLPFMYLPDYRLWIICASVVVCGLTWWMIEKTKLGAYLRAGTENPQLMQAFGINVPLIVTLTFGFGVGLAGLAGVMAAPIYSVSPDMGSNILIVVFAIVVIGGMGSIGGAILTGLGMGVIEGLTKYFYPEASNTVIFLVMVVVLLVKPAGLFGKEA; this is encoded by the coding sequence ATGGCGACATTTCTCGGTATCAATCTCTTTGGTCTTTTCGGCCAGCTGCTGGTCGGTCTGATCAACGGGTCATTCTATGCTCTGCTCAGCCTGGGGCTGGCAATCATCTTTGGTCTGCTCAAGATCATCAATTTTGCTCAGGGTGCCATGTACATGTTGGGTGCCTTTGCTGCCTGGATGGCGCTAAACTACTTCGGCATCAACTATTGGGCTGCACTGGTGATAGTGCCGCTGGTGGTTGGCTTTGTCGGTATCTTGATGGAGCGGTTTTTGATCCGTCCCATTGCCAATGAAGATCATCTTTACAGTCTGCTGCTGACCTTTGGGGTTGCGATGATTCTGCAGGGGCTGTTTACCCATCTCTACGGCTCCTCAGGTATGTCATATACCATTCCTGACTCATTGCGTGGGGGTACCAAGCTGCCATTCATGTATTTGCCGGACTATCGTCTCTGGATTATCTGTGCCTCGGTCGTGGTCTGTGGCCTGACCTGGTGGATGATTGAGAAAACCAAACTGGGCGCCTATCTGCGTGCCGGTACCGAGAACCCGCAGTTGATGCAGGCATTTGGTATTAACGTTCCCTTGATTGTGACACTGACCTTTGGCTTCGGTGTGGGTCTGGCCGGCCTTGCCGGTGTCATGGCTGCCCCGATCTACTCCGTGTCACCGGATATGGGTTCCAACATTCTGATTGTGGTGTTCGCCATTGTGGTGATCGGCGGTATGGGCTCCATTGGTGGTGCAATACTGACGGGTCTCGGCATGGGGGTCATCGAAGGCTTGACCAAGTATTTTTACCCGGAAGCGTCCAATACCGTCATCTTTCTGGTCATGGTGGTTGTATTGCTGGTGAAACCGGCCGGTCTGTTCGGTAAGGAAGCCTGA